The genome window GGACCATAGCTTTTAACTGGTGCTATCTAATGTGTGATGACACTTCCAATATGCAGATACCAGAGAGACTGCTTCAATTATCCACCATCTCACACAGCAGCTTGGGTAGTCTTCTCCATTACCTAGGGCAATTTTAACTATATCTtgacacagaacacaaaggAAAGCCGCATTCTTTACAAATCTATGAGATCTGAGGTAGGATCATGCCCGACTGGGTcagttcacttttttccttgtataatacacacacgcacacgcacagaattactacagaaactgaaaaatggtCAAAGAACTCGATGAACTTCAGAAAGCCcttttgatttaatttgatcTGTCTGACTTATCTGAGAGGACCTGCttaaaatttttacaggagAGCATATTGAAAATTGAATTACAGTGACAATTTATTTATGCATACTTTTTCCCcaggaaaaacattttgctgaaaaaagttGCTCGATTGAATTTTGAGATTTTGTAGAGCTGTAATACTTTGAATATGAGTATTACTGtcacagtttaatttatttatttatgtacagaTGCAaagctttacattttttaataagtTACAGCTGATGAAGAACTGTGTGAAGtatcaaaaatgttaaattatctTTTGGACCAATATCACAGGGATGTGTAGAAAACAATAACAGATTTAGTCTTTAATGTACAGTGTTTAGAAATGATCACAGTGAGcaaaagttttaaaactgaTTCAAAAATtctattacatattttaacCATTACTAGTTATGGACCATGATGATTGCAGAAAGTGAACTCTCACAGCTTCTTCTGTGACTAAATCCTGTACCAATCCATGCATCCATATTCACCCATCTGTACtcagtgtttctgttctgtATCATTCCAAGGACATGTTAAAGACAAAGTGTCTTCACCCTGCAGTgtactggtgtcctatccagcATGTACCAGGCCTTCTGCCTTGTGTGTCCTGGGAATGGTCACAGATAGATATGACTGAACTGAATGTGCGGTTTGCAAGGTACACCGGTGCTGacagctgaatttattttaattaatttaatttttttttagtctaaAATTTACAGAAGTAAGAATAAGTAATCATGAAACCATACCTTATATGTGTTTCTTTGAAATAACTGGTCAGTGTCTTACCTAGagcaatttttgaaaatgagtttttttgTAATGACTTGAATAAATAccattatttacatgtattaatttagctgatgcttttctccaagcaacttacaatgtttaggttacaattattatagttataagcttacaattattttccaatttatacAACTCGGTAATTTTCTTAGAGCAATtatagagtaagtaccttgctcaaaagtagtATAGCTGGAGatcagaagcagcagctctaaccacagtgctaccagctgttttgACTTAACCATCCACAGTAAtgcaattattattgttgttgttgttgttatataGTTAGTTACAGTATGTCTTTAATTTGTCCATTGTATAGGATAGTTCATTTATTCACTCCGGCAAAACTTCAAGGTGggatcaaacctccaaccttggggacaagaggcagcagcactaactacttGCTACTAGCTCATATGATTTAACCATGCACAGTAATtcaattattaatattgttgttcATTTACTCAGTGACaggaaaaacttttaaaaattggaCTCGTATGTTATGAACACTCAGTCCATAAATTACAGGGTTTAGCAAAGGAGAAAATATTAGGAAATAAAGAGATATGAACATGCGAAATTCGTAAGgtaaataattcatttcaaaCCGGCTCTGGATAATTTCAAAAATGCTTCCAACtaaaaaattcacaaaagctAACAGGTGAGGAGCGCAAGTTGTTAGAGCTTTGAAACGAGATTCTTTCGAGGCGAGAATGCAGATTCTGACAATTTGTATATAGGAAAACAATATCATTGAGAttgggaaaagaacaaaaaaactcacTGTGACCAGGCCAACAGCATTATGAACTGTAGTATCAAAACACGACAATCTAACTAGCATAAAATTTGCACAGTAAACTTTAGGAATAAACCTGCTACAAAAAGTGAGTTTAGTTGTAAGTATAATACACAGGCCAAAAGCAGTAAGGGGATAAGTCCAGGACAAGACGATCAGACCAATCACATTTTGCGTAGACACGAACATATGATAGTGTAACGGGCGACAAATTGCAATGTACCTATCATAGCTCATGACTGCTAATATACAGAACTCAATAAATCCATATGTGTGCAAACAGTAAATCTGTGCCAGACAGAGTCCCAGAGAGATTTCATGTGAGGGAGACATCAGCTGATAAAGAAGATAGGGGATTAAGGATGTGCTCCCATAAATTCCATTCACCGCAAGGTTACACACAAATATGTACATTGGATAATGCAGACTTTTCTGTGAATAAATCACACCAATGACAAGTAGGTTCAAACATAATATTAGGAGGTAAAGCAGAAGgaatacagtgaaataaagatatttcagtttttccatttctgtataTGCTACCAATATGAAGGAAGTCACAGCTGATATATTCTGCATATCCTCTCCCAGATGTACATggaacactgtaaaataaggaaGGTTGAAtacttatttaatgtttttctcatatgtaagaaatacattttatttttcattgctgaaTAAACTTTTCTGGGAAACTgggatgattttcttttttaaccattcAAAGAAACAATGACAGAGTTCAAATACATGAAATAGAAATAGTGCAGAGTAAAAAATAGTTTACTACACTGGAAGATATTCTCCTTTAACCTCACATTGGATTGGATGGTAATGTATTCCTGTAGGGAAAATCATAATTACATAGCAATAGCGATAGTATTTAAACatgctctatgaaaataaattgaatttaacacCATACTTGCACTGAAAGTAAAACTAGTATTATGAAAAGTGACATTACAGACCTGTCTTCAGAAGGCGAGTACTTTTAACTGTTACAATGGTTCTTTCAAAATCTCTTCCAGTAAGAATGAAATCACATGAAGTTATGTGCTTTTATGATGAAGTTCTCATCACATGATCATGAGCTGGATGGTGATGTCATCAAGATATGATGTTATTCTACAAAGTTTTTCAAACCTAATCTCAtacttgatgatgatgatgatgatgatgatgatgatgaagttgACAGCTGTAGGTgtagtgtttttcatttctacatTATGCATACTATTTTAGATGGGGACTTCCTCACTCCACTAAATTCAGTGACTTGACTACTCAATGAATGGAATGGTACATAAGCTGAGTGTGAAATCCAGCTGGTTTTAGTGGCCAGTAACCTTCAGTCCACTCAGTGAAAACTTCATCAGCCCATAGGGAAAAGTCCCGGCTCTCCCGATTCCCTCTTCATTATTGGTCTTCATACTCAGGAGAGCAGGATTTTACAGACCAGTTTGCACCTGGAAGAAATGGCTGGGAGTCTGTTCAGggctttctgaaaaaaaaaaaaaaaaaacaaaaactatgaCAGAAGCAGGAATGATACATCAAAAACTTTATCGTTTATGTAAGAAACTCTGATATTTAACACCacattgtaatttttacagtcCTTTGTTTAACCCAGATGAAACATCACATTTCCTTGTGACTCTGAAAAGctgacagaaaaatacaaaaaaaaaaaatcacttcactGGTATTATAGTCACAGCACTCATGTTCCTCTCTTctgtatttgacatttttggAGCATCATGATAAGGGAGTTCTGTTCTGTCAACCCTTGACGTTTTCTTCttttatcaaaacaaaaaacaaataaaataaaagcactgctCCAATatcaaaaaaagtttcaaagtaATATGAATTatgctaccctgtgatggacttgcaccccatccatccatgtcACTCAGTGATTCTGGGAAAGTCTCCTGACCACCAAGGCCTTGATCAGGGCAAGGCGTTAATGAAGTGATGGACGAATTATGTTGTGCGCTGGTCACATGAGCGGGATGGACACTTAATGCTTTTGCATAAAGTAAGGCTGTTACTGCCATGGAGAccacagaagaaaataagggcATTTCCTCTTTAACTTAAAGCATGAAGTTACTGAACTGGACAAATACCAGCAACAGAAATACTCCAAAAATTTAACTAAAGAACAGCTGACCAAtccaaaagtgaaaaaaaaaatttatagtTAAATTAATATTGTACCATACTGTGACGAAgatgtgtttggttttttttttctcgtaaCTTATTAATTCCtgtttctttttgaaaattaactgagtttttttttttctggcatttaACAGTACTTACTGTACTACTTTCTCCCACTCACCTCCCCTGTGTCCCTTTGGTGTTCCACACAAAAGCAGAGTTAAACAGCCCCAAAGATGCTGTTGATGTTCTTGATCACTACTACTGGTCAGTCACCTAAGGTTTTACCATCAATTCCTAGGAGTCATATCATGTTCTGCAGTTTTCCGAAGAGTAAATTCTGAATTTGTAAAAGGCTTTACAGTTGCTGTATTTTATCTTGGAAATTGTCACGGTTAGggatgggagacaggaggtaggtgttttggacccaagtgcgggtgggTTTATTCTGGATccaaaaaacacagaggcagacaaaatTGATGGTCTGGGACAGGCATTAGTCTTCTGGGGTGCAAACGTCATTTCTGGGGCAAGACAATTCTAAGTATTCgagaaagcaagcagaggttgAAAGCCAGGTGACCATAAGAACTAGGAACAGGGCATGAGGGACAAAGCACTGAATTGGCAAGCCAAGGTGTTGCAAGATTCTGCAACCTTGTGCTGGGATGATGCTGCCTTTATCCTTGGCCTTGATTACTGTCAAGTGCAGCAGCTTGGCTTGTGGGCATGACAGAAATGATGCTGCCtataccccacacacacacacacacacacacacacacacacacacacacacacacacacacacacagtctgagccgcttgtcccatacggggtcacagggagccggagccttgcctggcaacacagggcatgtggctggagggggaggggacacacccaggacaggacaccagtctgtcacaaggcaccccaagtgggacttgaaccccagacccaccggaaagcatgacgaggtccagcccactgcgccatcgcaccccccaccTATACCCATGAACACAATATATTTTTGAGCTCTATATATTAATAAGGTTGTAGTGTAGTTGTTTCATTCTTGAATAAAAAATGATTTCTCAGCAGTCTTAAgcttgaaaatgaaaaccatgAAATTAAAAAGGTCCACTGCAAACACTTAATAAATATGCCACAGCAAAAGcatccaaaacattaaaaatcagtGATGAATTGTGTGCTTTTTAATAGCATAATTTTTTACCTATTCTGAGAGTTAAAGTAACATTTTAGGTATGTTTCTGTTAATTAAAAGATTAGATATTTTGAGAGTCATGTGGCATTTGTATGTCATTCAGTGCAagtctatatatataaaaaaaaatcattatgaaaTCCTTAAAAGCATAAAAGTTTCCATAAATCAACAATACAATCTTTTCATGAAGCTCGGTGAACTTACTTCTTGGCGGTAAAAACTTTTAGAATCCGCACTTGTATGTTTTGAACACTTATTCCATATATTGTAGGGTTTAACAGAGGAGGAAATATCAAGAAATAAAGGGACATGAACATATGAGACCCATAAGGGAAATTACTCATGTTGTCACGATACAATCTTTTTTTGTCTATTTCATGAATCCCAGTTTATTTCTTAAcaggaaaaatttttaaaatccgAACTCTTATATTTTGAACACTTATTCCATATGTTGTAGGGTTTAACAGAGGAGGAAATATCAAGATATAAAGGGACATGAACATACGAGACCCATAAGGGAAATTACTCATGTTGAACCTGCTTTGAATAACTTCAAAAAAGCACCCTGTAGAATAATTAACAAAAGCTAGTAAGTGAGGAGTGCATGTTTGCAGAGCTTTGAAACGAGAGTCCCTGGAGGCAAGCAGACAGACTCTGAGTATTTGTGCATAGGAAAACATTACCACCAAGAGCTGAGGAACAACTAAGAAAACAGTTGCAACCAGGCCAACAATACTATGAACTGAGGTATCAAAACATGACAGTCGAACTAATAGAAAATTGGCACAGTAAACTTCAGGTATGATCCTGCTGCAGAAAGTAAGCTTAGCTGTGAGTATAAAATACATTCCAAAAGCAATAAATGGATACATCCAGGACAAGGCAATAAGACCAATCACTTTTTGAGGAGACATGACAATGCGGTAGTGTAACGGGTGACAAATTGCAATGAACCTGTCATAGCCCATAACTGCTAAAATAGAGAACTCAACCATAGCATATGTGTGCAAACAGTAAATCTGTGCCAAACAGAGTCCCAGAGAGATTTCATATGAGTAAAACATCAGCTGACTAAGGAGGAAAGGGTTTAATATGGTGCTTCGATAGATTCCATTCACTGCAAGATTGCCTACAAAGATGTACATGGGTTCATGGAGACTTTTCTCAAAGTAAATTACACTAATGAGAAGTAGGTTTGTACATAATGTTAGGATGTAAAGCAGAAGGAATACTATGAAGTATAGGTATTTTTGATCTTCCATTTCCATGTATTCTATCAATTTGAAGGAGGTCACTGCTGATATGTTTTCCATTGTCTTCTGGTTGTATTAGGAACACCGTAAAAATGCAAGGGgcatgtgttttaatttttttttttctgaatttattgGTCATTAGAATTCTGCTaatcattaaatattaatgtccTAATCATTAGAATAGAGGTCATTTTACACCACATACTACAGCTTTCAAAATTCTGGCACAATAAAATAAGCTgcaaagcagatgttttttaaGAACAATTAACAGATTTTTCGTTAATAtccttaaattttattaaatgtttttcctgGACTTGTTTTACATTATCACATCCATCTTCtgtttaaattttatgaaatgtgaGGTACTTGTGGATTTTGGCATTTCCTTATAAAATGGAAAGTTAtatttaattaacattaaataacagAAGCACTGGTTTATTGGCACTCATAGGATGATCATGTAAAATTATCTTGAAATCACGTTTATGCTCCGAGACTGTCATTGTAGAAGTCATATAATAGGATACAGAATTTTGGAAAGGAAAGGCAGAAatcagaaaagaaaggaaagagggagaggagaaATGCACAGCACACGTTTGCCCTCAACAGATCTGTGCATACACGGTGAACCAATTTGTTGTAGCTTACTCATCATGCCCtgtttcatatattttcatcaGTCATCTTTTCAGCATTGaggtgaaaaaatgaaaaatttgagATCTGTACCCTATTGGCCGCCTTAGCCTTGTAGAGGTAATTATAACACATGTTAGGGATATTATGGCACTCTCTTTTcaaacatgaataaattattcttgaagatattaatttatcagaGTGTCATGGTGTCCTCTGGAAAAAGAGCCGGACCCAATTGCGGAGCACAGGAACGCTTCTCAGAGGGAAATCCGAAAGACATTGTCGAGTAAACAGGCAGTGGTCACCGAGGCGCAAGCGTAGTCACAAGGGAGGATAAGAGAATCGCTGTCGAGGATACAGGCAATGAGTTGATGCAAACCAGGAAGACGTAGATATCTAGGAAAGGGGACCAGGCACTAAGGCGAGGATGAAGACAAGGACGGGGACGGGGAATTGAGGAAAACAGGAGCGAAGGTAAGTCACGCAAGCGAGAGAGCTAAGGCTGAACTAGGTTTCGCATTTGCCTGGGCTCCGAGTTCCCCCTTTATACGATTTCCCTGTGAGCCGCTGCAGGTGTTCCTTATTGCGATGAAGCGGAGGGCGTGACAGTCCCCCCTCCACCGCAGCGGCCTGGGGGACGACCTCGGGGCCTGGGTGCGGGACGGTCGGGATGGTCTATGTGGAAGAAGGCTATCAGCTCATGGTCTAAGATGTCCCGGGCTGGGACCCAAGACTGTTCTTCTTGTCCGTAACCCTCCCAGTTGACCAAGTTTTGGAGAACCCCTTCTCGATGACGAGAATCCAGGAGAGCTCGCACTGCATATGTCGGGGCATCTCCATCTTGCAGGGTGAGCTGCGGTGGTGTGTCGAGCTGGGGCTGGTGCAGGGAGACGGCGCAGGGTTTTAGGAAGGAGGCATGGAAGGTGGGATGTGCCCTtaggtgctgcagcagctggagatgaTACGACACGGGTGAGACTTGGCGAAGGACTTTGAAAGGGCCAATGTAGCTGGGGCTGAGCTTCTTTGACAGGTAGGCTCCCTGGAGGCCTCTCGTGTATAGCCAGACCCTCTGACCTGGTAAGAAGGAGAAAGGGCGTCGATGTTGGTCGGCCTGACGTTTGATCCAGGCCTGGCTGTAGAGGAGATGTTTCTGGATGTTCCGCCACACCTTGTCACTGGCCTTGTACCAGGAGTCCACCACAGGTACATCACTTGAACcgggttgccatgggaacaatggtatTTGGTATCCTAGCATGCACTGAAATGAAGAACAGCCTGAGGTGGAATGCGTTAATGCATTATATGCATATTCAGCCACACCTTGGCACTGAGCTTGTACCAGGGGTCCACCGCAGGTACATCACTCGAACCGGATTGCCacgggaacaatggtggctgggaTCCTAGCAGGCACTGAAATGGAGAACAGCCTGAGGAGGTATGCTTTAATGCATTATGTGCATATTCAGTCCATGGTAGGTACCGTACCCAGTGTTGAGGTTTATCTGCACAATAACTATGGAGGAACCGGCTGATGTCCTGTTGGAGGCGTTCCACCTTCTGTTTGCCTGAGGGTGGTATCCAGATGTCAGGCTGATGGATATACCCAGTTtctgccagaaggccttccacacccTCGAGGTGGATTG of Scleropages formosus chromosome 10, fSclFor1.1, whole genome shotgun sequence contains these proteins:
- the LOC114911694 gene encoding olfactory receptor 52K2-like → MQNISAVTSFILVAYTEMEKLKYLYFTVFLLLYLLILCLNLLVIGVIYSQKSLHYPMYIFVCNLAVNGIYGSTSLIPYLLYQLMSPSHEISLGLCLAQIYCLHTYGFIEFCILAVMSYDRYIAICRPLHYHMFVSTQNVIGLIVLSWTYPLTAFGLCIILTTKLTFCSRFIPKVYCANFMLVRLSCFDTTVHNAVGLVTVSFFVLFPISMILFSYIQIVRICILASKESRFKALTTCAPHLLAFVNFLVGSIFEIIQSRFEMNYLPYEFRMFISLYFLIFSPLLNPVIYGLSVHNIRVQFLKVFPVTE
- the LOC114911695 gene encoding olfactory receptor 52K2-like; amino-acid sequence: MENISAVTSFKLIEYMEMEDQKYLYFIVFLLLYILTLCTNLLLISVIYFEKSLHEPMYIFVGNLAVNGIYRSTILNPFLLSQLMFYSYEISLGLCLAQIYCLHTYAMVEFSILAVMGYDRFIAICHPLHYRIVMSPQKVIGLIALSWMYPFIAFGMYFILTAKLTFCSRIIPEVYCANFLLVRLSCFDTSVHSIVGLVATVFLVVPQLLVVMFSYAQILRVCLLASRDSRFKALQTCTPHLLAFVNYSTGCFFEVIQSRFNMSNFPYGSRMFMSLYILIFPPLLNPTTYGISVQNIRVRILKIFPVKK